A stretch of the Aegilops tauschii subsp. strangulata cultivar AL8/78 chromosome 4, Aet v6.0, whole genome shotgun sequence genome encodes the following:
- the LOC141021818 gene encoding uncharacterized protein, translating to MGQVEKWAIELLPLDIKFEGKKAIKAHALVDFLAKWMEQELPVPSLPEHWMMFFDGSKMLHVSGAGVVLVSPKGDQLSYVLQIHFDSSNNEAEYEALLYGLWMAISLGICRLMVYRDSDLVVNQVMKEWDIRSPSMTGYCNDVRKLEKHFE from the coding sequence ATGGGCCAAGTGGAAaagtgggccatcgagctcctTCCGCTGGATATCAAGTTTGAAGGCAAGAAAGCCATCAAGGCGCATGCCCTAGTGGACTTTCTTGCCAAGTGGATGGAACAAGAGCTGCCCGTCCCGAGTCTCCCCGAGCATTGGATGATGTTTTTTGATGGCTCCAAGATGCTCCACGTGTCCGGGGCCGGAGTAGTTTTAGTGTCCCCTAAAGGCGACCAACTCAGCTATGTGCTTCAGATTCACTttgactcctccaacaatgaagccgAGTATGAAGCTCTCCTGTATGGGCTGTGGATGGCGATCTCTCTGGGAATTTGCCGACTGATGGTCTAccgcgactcagacttagtggtaAACCAAGTCATGAAAGAATGGGATATCCGTAGTCCGTCAATGACTGGCTATTGCAATGACGTCAGAAAGCTAGAGAAACACTTCGAGTGA